In the genome of Rhodobium gokarnense, one region contains:
- a CDS encoding ribokinase, producing MSVIVLGSVNMDVVLSVNTLPQAGETIAASAQNLYPGGKGANQAIASARCGAPTAFFGAVGDDDYGAVLAKNLQDNGIDTAGLKVLAGRRTGQASIYVSAAGENSIVILAGANHDFVFDEDGGPVPVPSAPAVRLAQFEMPLAAIKAFFDAPGAASGTRILNPAPALPDGRFLFDLSDILIVNQTELATYAGRPDAASSPEASIALARGLLSRDDQWVVVTLGADGLVAVGAGQEIFVAGLDTEVVDTTGAGDCFCGALAARLSASEPLRDALAFANAAAALAVSRRGAGPSMPTFEEVVARQAR from the coding sequence ATGAGCGTCATCGTCCTTGGCAGCGTCAACATGGATGTCGTCCTTTCCGTCAACACCCTGCCGCAGGCGGGGGAGACGATCGCGGCGAGCGCCCAGAACCTTTATCCCGGCGGCAAGGGCGCCAACCAGGCGATTGCCAGCGCGCGCTGCGGCGCGCCGACGGCGTTTTTCGGCGCGGTGGGCGACGACGACTACGGCGCGGTCCTTGCAAAAAACCTGCAGGACAACGGCATCGACACGGCCGGGCTGAAGGTGCTGGCCGGCAGGCGAACGGGGCAGGCCTCGATCTACGTCTCCGCCGCCGGGGAAAACTCCATCGTCATCCTCGCCGGCGCGAACCACGACTTTGTCTTCGACGAAGACGGCGGCCCGGTGCCGGTCCCGTCCGCGCCCGCCGTCCGGCTCGCCCAGTTCGAAATGCCGCTTGCCGCCATCAAGGCCTTCTTCGATGCGCCGGGGGCGGCGTCCGGCACGCGCATCCTCAATCCGGCGCCGGCACTGCCGGACGGGCGCTTCCTGTTCGACCTTTCCGACATCCTCATCGTCAACCAGACCGAGCTTGCGACCTATGCCGGCCGTCCCGACGCCGCGTCGTCACCGGAGGCCAGCATTGCTCTCGCGCGCGGCCTGTTGTCCCGCGACGACCAGTGGGTCGTCGTCACGCTCGGGGCGGACGGGCTTGTCGCCGTCGGCGCCGGGCAAGAGATCTTCGTTGCCGGGCTCGATACCGAGGTGGTCGACACGACCGGAGCCGGCGACTGCTTTTGCGGCGCGCTTGCCGCACGGCTTTCTGCCAGCGAGCCCCTCCGCGACGCCCTGGCGTTCGCCAATGCCGCCGCCGCGCTGGCGGTTTCGCGCCGCGGCGCCGGGCCCTCGATGCCGACCTTTGAGGAGGTCGTCGCGCGGCAGGCTCGTTAG
- a CDS encoding TRAP transporter substrate-binding protein, whose translation MIQIRRRRFTATLGALIASAALVGAVSASSPAKAADAVTLKFSAVFPAGGQQGDGAVQLGKYLEEYSDGKIAFQFFPSSQLGNKIQSLEGLRNGSIEMTEAAATDLGNFSELWSIFALPFLFNDGADAIRVVSDPRVAKILNEDAEANGFKIIAWWNMGERSIINSKRPVNSPEDLSGIKIRVMQSPMLAKAITAMGATGVPMAWGEVYTAVQQGVIDGLENSPPVIAVNKFYEVADYYSLTQQFIIPDPQMISTKVFDSLSPELQDAVMKAGEASQKDFNAKWEKAVASDIQLLKDKGVQVNEVDKAAFRKAVQPLVDEYLASADAKTKALYDTIVTVRDGG comes from the coding sequence ATGATCCAGATTCGGAGGAGACGATTCACCGCGACCCTGGGGGCGCTGATTGCGAGCGCGGCGCTCGTCGGTGCCGTTTCGGCGTCGAGCCCGGCAAAAGCGGCCGACGCGGTCACGCTGAAATTCTCCGCTGTCTTTCCCGCCGGCGGCCAGCAGGGCGACGGCGCCGTCCAGCTCGGCAAATATCTGGAAGAGTATTCCGACGGAAAGATCGCGTTTCAGTTCTTCCCGAGCTCGCAGCTCGGCAACAAGATCCAGAGCCTTGAGGGCCTGCGCAACGGCTCCATCGAGATGACCGAGGCCGCGGCCACCGATCTCGGCAATTTCAGCGAGCTGTGGTCGATCTTCGCGCTGCCGTTCCTGTTCAATGACGGCGCCGACGCCATCCGCGTCGTGTCCGATCCGCGCGTCGCCAAGATCCTCAACGAGGACGCCGAGGCGAACGGCTTCAAGATCATCGCCTGGTGGAACATGGGCGAGCGCAGCATCATCAACTCCAAGCGCCCGGTGAATTCGCCGGAAGACCTCAGCGGCATCAAGATCCGCGTCATGCAGAGCCCGATGCTCGCCAAGGCGATTACCGCCATGGGCGCCACCGGCGTGCCGATGGCCTGGGGCGAAGTCTATACGGCGGTCCAGCAGGGCGTCATCGACGGCCTGGAGAACTCGCCGCCGGTGATCGCCGTCAACAAGTTCTACGAGGTTGCCGACTACTACTCGCTGACGCAGCAGTTCATCATCCCCGACCCGCAGATGATCAGCACCAAGGTGTTCGACAGCCTGTCGCCGGAACTGCAGGACGCGGTGATGAAGGCCGGCGAGGCCTCCCAGAAGGACTTCAACGCCAAGTGGGAAAAGGCCGTCGCCAGCGACATCCAGCTCCTCAAGGACAAGGGCGTGCAGGTCAACGAAGTCGACAAGGCCGCGTTCCGCAAGGCCGTGCAGCCGCTGGTCGACGAATACCTCGCCTCGGCCGACGCAAAGACCAAGGCGCTCTACGACACGATCGTCACCGTCCGCGACGGTGGCTAA
- a CDS encoding TRAP transporter small permease, translating to MRPDRIIELFEEIVSVLTLGVIVVLVLVQVFFRYVLSSGLLWVDELVINLMVLLVLVGAALATRNGAHIDLRLIVNGLQPWLRLVLKVLGTLVTIVFLLVLIWASAGYAYDSRNLATTMIGIPLWLAYGTIPLGGVLILYEFLKLTVRSVRDGTFNSDEVAP from the coding sequence ATGCGCCCCGACCGGATCATCGAGCTGTTTGAGGAAATCGTCAGCGTCCTGACGCTGGGCGTCATCGTCGTCCTCGTGCTCGTTCAGGTTTTCTTCCGCTACGTGCTGTCGAGCGGGCTCCTGTGGGTCGACGAACTGGTCATCAACCTGATGGTCCTGCTGGTCCTCGTCGGCGCTGCGCTGGCGACGCGCAACGGCGCCCATATCGACCTGAGGCTGATCGTCAACGGCCTGCAGCCCTGGCTGCGCCTCGTCCTCAAGGTCCTCGGCACCCTCGTCACCATCGTCTTCCTCCTCGTCCTGATCTGGGCCTCGGCCGGCTACGCCTACGACTCGCGCAACCTCGCGACGACGATGATCGGCATTCCCCTGTGGCTCGCCTACGGCACGATCCCGCTCGGCGGCGTGCTGATCCTCTACGAGTTCCTCAAGCTGACCGTGCGCTCGGTGCGCGACGGCACCTTCAATTCCGACGAGGTTGCGCCATGA
- a CDS encoding TRAP transporter large permease, whose product MITGVSLIALLFALILIGVPVYVSLGFAGAVGLLVISMGQTFGDPFIAIPQSLYSGIGFFPLLAIPLFILAGEIMNRSGITDRLVKFSVMLIGRWPASLANANILASMFFGGITGSAQADTSAVGGVLIPAMEKEGYSKEIAVAVTASSSTVGPIIPPSIMMVIYGVSVGTSIGALFIAGVVPGILIGLSLIATVLVLDRKHKFPRRTGSIPMREKLTITKDAMWPLVMPGIIVGGILGGVVTPTEAGALAVLYALIFGYGIQRSLTVSDLPAMLRRTAILTAAVMLIISCAKILSYALTVFQMPLLIGAFFQSISESPIVFLLLVNILLLVIGTFMDGGASLIILSPILAPIAVSYGIDPVHFGVIMVLNLIIGQGTPPLGLCLFIASAIAKLPVERGAKAILPFIGAEVAVLFVVTYWPWLALALPRYFGFVV is encoded by the coding sequence ATGATCACCGGTGTCTCGCTGATCGCGCTCCTCTTCGCCCTCATCCTGATCGGGGTGCCGGTCTATGTGTCGCTCGGCTTTGCCGGCGCGGTCGGCCTCCTCGTCATCAGCATGGGCCAGACCTTCGGCGACCCGTTCATCGCCATCCCGCAATCGCTCTATTCCGGCATCGGCTTCTTTCCGCTGCTCGCCATTCCGCTCTTCATCCTCGCCGGCGAGATCATGAACCGGTCCGGCATCACCGACCGGCTGGTCAAGTTCTCGGTGATGCTGATCGGCCGCTGGCCGGCCAGCCTCGCCAATGCCAACATCCTTGCCAGCATGTTCTTCGGCGGCATCACCGGGTCGGCGCAGGCCGACACCTCCGCGGTCGGCGGCGTGCTCATCCCGGCGATGGAAAAGGAAGGCTACAGCAAGGAGATCGCCGTCGCCGTGACGGCCAGTTCCTCCACGGTCGGGCCGATCATCCCGCCGAGCATTATGATGGTGATCTACGGCGTCTCCGTCGGTACCTCGATCGGCGCGCTGTTCATCGCCGGCGTCGTGCCGGGCATCCTGATCGGCCTGTCGCTGATCGCGACGGTCCTCGTCCTCGACCGCAAACACAAATTCCCGCGCCGCACGGGCTCGATCCCGATGCGCGAGAAGCTGACCATCACTAAGGACGCCATGTGGCCGCTGGTGATGCCGGGGATCATCGTCGGCGGCATCCTCGGCGGCGTCGTCACGCCCACGGAGGCGGGCGCGCTCGCCGTGCTCTATGCGCTGATCTTCGGCTACGGCATCCAGAGGTCGCTGACGGTCTCCGACCTGCCGGCGATGCTGCGGCGGACGGCGATCCTGACCGCCGCGGTGATGCTGATCATCAGCTGCGCCAAGATCCTGAGCTATGCCCTGACGGTGTTCCAGATGCCGCTGCTGATCGGCGCCTTCTTCCAGTCGATCTCAGAGTCGCCGATCGTCTTCCTGTTGCTCGTCAACATCCTGCTCCTGGTCATCGGCACCTTCATGGACGGCGGCGCGAGCCTCATCATCCTGTCGCCGATCCTGGCGCCGATCGCCGTTTCCTACGGCATCGACCCGGTCCATTTCGGCGTCATCATGGTGCTCAACCTGATCATCGGCCAGGGCACGCCGCCGCTCGGGCTGTGCCTGTTCATCGCCTCGGCGATCGCGAAACTGCCGGTGGAGCGCGGCGCAAAGGCCATCCTGCCGTTCATCGGCGCGGAAGTCGCCGTGCTCTTCGTCGTCACCTACTGGCCGTGGCTCGCGCTCGCCCTGCCGCGGTATTTCGGCTTCGTCGTCTAG
- a CDS encoding sugar phosphate isomerase/epimerase family protein: MLDLDRIAINQATTKTRWGFRASVEGYARHGVRQVGLWLDKLDECGLAEGKKILDANGMRVTGVNRAGPFVLDGSVPLSAAVDAARTAIDVTAELGADCLMVFPGGMPKGSRDLAGARGRFVSVAAALVDHARGTGVTLGLEPLHPMLAADRSVLNTMTEANDLCDALGPGVGIVVDVYHLWWDVRLKAEIARAGADRLVGFHVSDWLVPTRDLVFDRGMMGDGVIDNAQIRGWMEDAGYAGAVEVEIFSQADWWERDPDEVVRTSIERCQKYV; encoded by the coding sequence ATGCTTGATCTCGACCGCATTGCCATCAACCAGGCGACCACCAAGACCCGGTGGGGATTTCGCGCATCCGTCGAGGGATATGCCCGGCACGGCGTGCGCCAGGTCGGCCTCTGGCTCGACAAGCTGGACGAGTGCGGGCTTGCCGAGGGCAAGAAGATCCTCGATGCCAACGGCATGAGGGTTACCGGCGTCAACCGCGCCGGCCCGTTCGTGCTCGATGGGTCGGTGCCGCTGTCGGCGGCCGTCGATGCGGCGAGGACCGCCATCGACGTGACGGCCGAACTGGGCGCGGACTGCCTGATGGTGTTCCCGGGCGGCATGCCGAAGGGCTCGCGCGATCTCGCCGGCGCAAGGGGGCGGTTCGTCTCCGTCGCCGCGGCCCTTGTCGACCATGCCCGCGGCACCGGCGTCACCCTCGGACTGGAGCCGTTGCACCCGATGCTCGCCGCCGACCGGTCGGTCCTCAACACCATGACCGAGGCCAACGATCTGTGCGATGCGCTCGGGCCGGGTGTCGGCATCGTGGTCGACGTCTATCACCTGTGGTGGGACGTGCGGCTGAAGGCCGAGATCGCCCGCGCCGGGGCGGACCGGCTCGTCGGGTTCCACGTCAGCGACTGGCTCGTTCCGACAAGGGACCTGGTCTTCGACCGCGGGATGATGGGCGACGGCGTCATCGACAACGCGCAGATCCGCGGCTGGATGGAAGATGCCGGCTATGCCGGTGCAGTCGAGGTGGAGATCTTTTCGCAAGCCGACTGGTGGGAGAGGGACCCGGACGAGGTCGTCCGCACCTCGATCGAGCGCTGCCAGAAATACGTGTGA
- a CDS encoding Gfo/Idh/MocA family protein, with amino-acid sequence MRIALLEVSHWHFPLYQQALHRPDVEIVAVSDRDAGCREAVAADFGAPAFADWRDALRLEGIDFAFAFGRHREMPAIAEALISRGIPFAMEKPCGTKAEDVARLRALAEARGLYVAVPLILRVSPLLETLRRAEAGDAVRYTHLAFRFIAGPPARYLQNSPWMLDPAVSGGGSTINLAVHFIDLVRELTGSDAKAVFGLMNNFSYGTDVEDYSQFSMRMADGTPALIETGYAFPMTATEKREFSITIGTTHGYFRTTDAGLTEYSRATGECVTHPIELDTDGLYADFVGRALDDWRTGAAPIAGLADVEAVMRVVDAAYASNAEGRSLDLA; translated from the coding sequence ATGCGTATCGCCCTTCTTGAAGTCAGCCACTGGCATTTTCCGCTCTACCAGCAGGCGCTGCATCGCCCTGACGTGGAGATCGTTGCGGTTTCCGACAGGGACGCCGGCTGCCGCGAGGCGGTCGCGGCCGATTTCGGCGCGCCGGCCTTTGCCGACTGGCGCGACGCGCTGCGGCTGGAGGGCATCGATTTCGCCTTCGCCTTCGGGCGCCACCGGGAGATGCCGGCGATCGCCGAAGCGCTGATCAGCCGCGGCATCCCGTTCGCCATGGAAAAGCCCTGCGGCACCAAGGCGGAGGACGTCGCCAGGCTGCGGGCGCTGGCCGAAGCGCGCGGCCTCTACGTCGCCGTGCCGCTCATCCTGCGGGTGAGCCCTCTTTTGGAAACCCTGCGACGGGCCGAAGCCGGTGACGCTGTGCGCTACACCCATCTCGCCTTTCGCTTCATTGCGGGCCCGCCCGCCCGGTACCTCCAAAACTCGCCCTGGATGCTCGATCCGGCCGTCTCCGGCGGCGGCTCGACGATCAATCTCGCCGTCCATTTCATCGACCTGGTTCGCGAGCTCACCGGCAGCGATGCGAAGGCGGTGTTCGGCCTGATGAACAATTTCTCCTACGGCACGGATGTGGAGGACTATTCGCAGTTCTCCATGCGGATGGCGGACGGCACGCCGGCCCTCATCGAGACCGGCTACGCCTTTCCGATGACGGCGACGGAAAAGCGCGAGTTCTCGATCACGATCGGAACGACTCACGGTTATTTCCGCACGACCGACGCCGGCCTCACGGAGTATTCCCGCGCGACGGGGGAGTGCGTCACCCATCCGATCGAGCTCGACACGGACGGGCTCTATGCGGACTTCGTCGGCCGCGCCCTCGACGACTGGCGCACTGGGGCCGCGCCGATCGCCGGCCTTGCCGACGTTGAGGCCGTCATGCGGGTCGTCGATGCCGCCTATGCGTCGAATGCCGAAGGGCGAAGCCTCGATCTGGCATGA
- a CDS encoding FGGY-family carbohydrate kinase — protein sequence MRYVVGVDVGTGSARAGLFDETGRMHGTASRPIPIHHPKAEWAEQSSGAIWQAVCEAVRDCVATAGIAPEQVAGISYSATCSLVLLDTNGAPLTLSEGPQGWNIIVWMDHRAIAEAEEITRSGSPVLDNVGGTMSPEMEIPKLMWLKRHRPGLWAQLGFAGDLADYLTYRSSGSLDRSVCTLGCKWTYDPDAGAWNRKFLADMGLADLTAKVRLPDQAVPVGSPLGPLSAEAASDLGLTTNCRVAAGLIDAHAGALGTIGLFVDDRIESRMALIAGTSNCHIGLSRTRREVPSVWGPYGGAVVDGMWCTEGGQSATGALLDHLVALMAPDDVKTGSLDTLSDALKARADALPDFAGPVEVIPDVIGNRAPFADAELRGSIDGLTIENPAETFAKVYWAAAAGIAYGTRLIIEQMNRHGYAIDTIHLSGGHRKSALLVDLYADATGCDVVLSEAEEPVLLGAAIAALCQFEESDAVSRVTARMLRDVEIRYPRQQHMELHEARYQRFLKHYADKGYRLR from the coding sequence ATGCGATATGTCGTCGGCGTCGATGTCGGAACCGGCAGCGCGCGCGCCGGACTGTTCGACGAAACGGGCCGGATGCATGGAACGGCGAGCCGGCCGATCCCAATCCACCACCCGAAAGCCGAATGGGCCGAGCAGAGCTCCGGCGCCATCTGGCAGGCCGTCTGCGAGGCGGTGCGCGACTGCGTGGCGACGGCCGGTATCGCGCCCGAACAGGTCGCAGGCATCTCCTACAGCGCGACCTGCTCGCTGGTGCTGCTGGACACAAACGGCGCGCCGCTGACGCTTTCCGAAGGTCCGCAAGGCTGGAACATCATCGTCTGGATGGACCACCGGGCGATTGCCGAGGCCGAGGAGATCACCCGCTCCGGCAGCCCGGTGCTCGACAATGTCGGCGGCACCATGTCGCCGGAAATGGAAATCCCCAAGCTGATGTGGCTGAAGCGCCACCGGCCCGGACTGTGGGCGCAACTGGGCTTTGCCGGCGATCTCGCCGACTACCTGACCTACCGGTCGAGCGGCTCGCTGGACCGGTCCGTGTGCACCCTCGGCTGCAAATGGACCTATGACCCGGATGCCGGTGCCTGGAACAGAAAGTTCCTCGCCGATATGGGCCTTGCCGACCTCACGGCGAAAGTCCGCCTGCCGGACCAAGCCGTTCCCGTCGGCAGCCCGCTCGGCCCCCTTTCGGCAGAGGCGGCAAGCGACCTCGGCCTGACCACGAACTGCAGGGTCGCCGCCGGCCTGATCGACGCCCATGCCGGCGCGCTCGGCACCATCGGCCTGTTCGTCGACGACCGCATCGAGAGCCGCATGGCGCTGATAGCCGGCACCTCGAACTGCCATATCGGCCTCAGCCGCACGCGCCGCGAGGTTCCCAGCGTCTGGGGCCCCTATGGCGGCGCGGTGGTCGACGGCATGTGGTGCACGGAAGGCGGACAGAGCGCCACCGGCGCACTGCTCGACCATCTCGTCGCCCTGATGGCACCGGACGATGTGAAGACCGGCTCCCTCGATACGCTGTCGGACGCCCTCAAGGCGCGCGCGGACGCCCTGCCCGACTTCGCCGGCCCCGTCGAGGTCATTCCCGATGTCATCGGCAACCGCGCCCCCTTCGCCGATGCCGAGCTGCGCGGCAGCATCGACGGCCTGACCATCGAGAACCCGGCAGAGACCTTCGCCAAGGTCTACTGGGCGGCGGCGGCCGGCATCGCCTACGGCACAAGGCTGATCATCGAGCAGATGAACCGCCACGGCTACGCGATCGACACCATCCACCTCAGCGGCGGCCACCGGAAATCGGCGCTTCTCGTCGATCTCTATGCCGATGCCACGGGCTGCGACGTGGTCCTGTCCGAGGCGGAGGAACCCGTGCTCCTCGGCGCCGCGATCGCGGCCCTTTGCCAGTTCGAGGAAAGCGATGCGGTCTCCCGGGTCACCGCGCGGATGCTGCGCGATGTCGAGATCCGGTATCCCCGGCAGCAGCACATGGAGCTGCACGAGGCACGATACCAGCGGTTCCTGAAGCACTATGCCGACAAGGGCTATCGCTTGCGCTGA
- a CDS encoding ABC transporter permease: MRTLLQQFRRLGEAGELIAMVAVLAASILVFGAIAPGFYAGPVFSSMAFQLPELGLLALAMFVPIISGGLNLSVTYSANISGLLAAFFVKAFLVNAGWVSLPVALAIGLGSGLAIGFAIGIIVAYVGAHPILVSLGMMILLRGLGEWATRGGDISGMPDVFATIGYGTVLGVPVPMIVFLAAVAATAYLMGRTKEGFAIYMVGSTPAAAEYSGIDVRKTLVLVYSVSGLLTGLAGVLMLARFNSVRVGHGDSYLLITILACFLAGANPFGGFGKVLPLAVALMSLQVIASGMNLMGASQHLSTAAWGAFLILVMAIRAPFLRQNK; this comes from the coding sequence ATGAGGACGTTGCTGCAGCAATTCCGCCGCCTCGGCGAGGCCGGCGAACTCATCGCCATGGTCGCCGTGCTAGCCGCCAGCATCCTCGTCTTCGGGGCAATCGCACCGGGCTTTTATGCCGGTCCGGTGTTCAGCTCCATGGCCTTCCAGCTCCCGGAACTCGGCCTTCTGGCGCTCGCCATGTTCGTGCCGATCATTTCCGGCGGCCTCAACCTCTCCGTCACCTATTCCGCGAACATCTCCGGCCTCCTCGCCGCCTTTTTCGTCAAGGCGTTCCTCGTCAATGCCGGCTGGGTCAGCCTGCCGGTGGCGCTGGCCATCGGGCTCGGCAGCGGCCTTGCCATCGGCTTTGCGATCGGCATCATCGTCGCCTATGTGGGCGCCCATCCGATCCTCGTCTCCCTCGGCATGATGATCCTGTTGCGCGGCCTCGGCGAATGGGCTACCCGCGGCGGCGACATCTCCGGTATGCCGGATGTCTTCGCCACCATCGGCTACGGAACGGTTTTGGGCGTCCCGGTCCCGATGATCGTTTTCCTGGCTGCCGTCGCCGCGACCGCCTATCTGATGGGACGAACCAAGGAGGGCTTTGCGATCTACATGGTGGGATCGACCCCGGCTGCCGCCGAATATTCGGGGATCGACGTCAGGAAGACCCTCGTCCTGGTCTATTCGGTCTCGGGCCTGCTGACCGGGCTTGCAGGTGTCCTAATGCTGGCCCGGTTCAACTCGGTGCGCGTCGGCCACGGCGATTCCTATCTGCTGATCACGATCCTCGCCTGCTTCCTGGCCGGCGCCAATCCGTTCGGCGGTTTCGGCAAGGTGTTGCCGCTGGCGGTGGCGCTGATGAGCCTGCAGGTGATCGCCTCCGGCATGAACCTGATGGGCGCGAGCCAGCACCTTTCCACCGCCGCCTGGGGCGCCTTCCTCATCCTCGTCATGGCGATCCGCGCGCCATTCCTCAGACAGAACAAATAA
- a CDS encoding ABC transporter permease yields MRKAASSVEGILFAILLALCVVLSLAADSFFSVQNAFDLLNNQSVNIIFAVGLVVVLIAGGIDISFSVAASVVQYVVVVMMIRIGGGNWLFGFAAAMACGLTLGLFNAFLIHRLRIVSIIASIGTFNLFFGLLMYLTRGRSIYAIPDWLDERVALLTVGADRAQATLYLPALVMLVVVAVTWFILAKTGFGRLVYGFGSDPEAARRSGVRIAVMQGFAYGWLGLCAGIAGLMQAHMVREVVPNALYGRELDVLAAVVLGGAVLGGGRGSVPGAVLGVLLLAVVQNGLNLLGVTPYAFKAIVGAIILIAVTFTNFDKVAPLIGLSNRKARAT; encoded by the coding sequence ATGCGTAAGGCGGCAAGCAGCGTCGAAGGCATCCTGTTCGCCATCCTGCTGGCTCTGTGCGTGGTGCTGAGCCTTGCCGCGGACAGTTTCTTTTCGGTGCAGAACGCCTTCGATCTTTTGAACAATCAGTCGGTCAACATCATCTTCGCCGTCGGCCTCGTGGTCGTGCTGATCGCCGGCGGCATCGACATTTCCTTCTCCGTCGCCGCCTCGGTGGTGCAGTACGTGGTCGTCGTCATGATGATCCGGATCGGCGGCGGCAACTGGCTCTTCGGCTTTGCCGCCGCCATGGCCTGCGGCCTCACCCTCGGCCTCTTCAATGCCTTCCTGATCCACAGGCTGCGCATCGTCTCGATCATCGCCTCGATTGGCACGTTCAACCTGTTCTTCGGGCTCCTGATGTATCTGACCAGGGGCCGCTCCATCTACGCCATCCCGGACTGGCTCGACGAGCGCGTCGCGCTGCTGACCGTCGGCGCCGATCGCGCCCAGGCAACGCTCTATCTCCCGGCCCTCGTCATGCTGGTCGTCGTTGCCGTCACCTGGTTCATCCTCGCAAAGACCGGCTTCGGCCGCCTCGTCTACGGCTTCGGCTCCGATCCGGAAGCGGCCCGCCGCTCGGGCGTGCGGATCGCCGTTATGCAGGGCTTCGCCTATGGCTGGCTCGGGCTTTGCGCCGGCATCGCCGGGCTCATGCAGGCGCATATGGTGCGCGAGGTCGTCCCCAACGCGCTCTATGGCCGCGAACTCGACGTGCTGGCAGCCGTCGTCCTCGGCGGGGCCGTGCTCGGCGGCGGCCGCGGCTCCGTGCCGGGCGCCGTGCTCGGCGTCCTGCTGCTGGCCGTCGTTCAGAACGGGCTCAATCTCCTCGGCGTCACGCCCTATGCCTTCAAGGCGATTGTCGGCGCCATCATCCTGATCGCGGTGACCTTCACCAATTTCGACAAGGTGGCACCGTTGATCGGCCTGTCGAACAGGAAGGCGCGCGCGACATGA
- a CDS encoding sugar ABC transporter ATP-binding protein, with amino-acid sequence MSGGAVPMTQMALQAGAVSKRFGNVLALDDVAFDLERGEVHCLVGENGCGKSTLIKAITGVYVPAPGASFQFGDEAPVARMTPAEAKARGIHVIWQDLSLFPDLTVGENIIFDAFVEKPFALSERKAALRRARTTMEDLGVSLDLDAPLRQLGIAQRQLVAICRVLQTEASIIFMDEPTASLTRTETENLLGIVRKLSARGISIVFVSHRLGEVLEVCSRVTVMRDGRIVGTFPAEGMDQKRLAELMTGHELQEGRRDWTNPGAPVLQLDGLTVSGQFSDVSFTLHRGEILGLTGLLGSGRTELAHAIFGMTRPDRGRILIDGAPVALRSNRDAIAAGIAYVSEDRLNLGLHQTQSILKNTAITTLKELSSPSFYLGPGSIRALCAEWIGRLRTKVSDPSLPVNSLSGGNQQRVVLAKWLATRPKVLILDSPTVGVDVGAKAEIFRIVDELTAEGMAIILISDEAAEIHAHSDRILILRNGRITRDLLPGDISEDDLEALINA; translated from the coding sequence ATGTCAGGTGGTGCAGTCCCGATGACACAGATGGCGTTGCAGGCGGGCGCCGTTTCCAAGCGGTTCGGCAATGTGCTCGCCCTCGACGATGTCGCGTTCGACCTGGAACGCGGCGAGGTGCACTGCCTTGTCGGCGAGAACGGCTGCGGCAAGAGCACCCTGATCAAGGCGATCACCGGCGTCTATGTGCCGGCGCCGGGCGCGAGCTTCCAGTTCGGCGACGAAGCGCCGGTCGCGCGGATGACGCCCGCCGAGGCCAAGGCGCGCGGCATTCACGTCATCTGGCAGGACCTGTCGCTGTTCCCGGACCTCACGGTTGGCGAGAACATCATCTTCGACGCCTTCGTGGAAAAGCCGTTTGCGCTGTCTGAGCGCAAGGCCGCCCTGCGGCGGGCGCGGACCACGATGGAGGACCTCGGCGTCAGCCTTGACCTCGATGCGCCCCTGCGCCAGCTCGGCATCGCCCAGCGCCAGTTGGTCGCCATCTGCCGGGTGCTGCAGACCGAGGCCAGCATCATCTTCATGGACGAACCAACGGCATCGCTGACGCGGACCGAGACGGAGAACCTGCTCGGCATCGTACGCAAGCTGTCGGCCCGCGGCATCTCGATCGTCTTCGTCAGCCACCGCCTCGGCGAGGTGCTCGAAGTGTGCTCGCGCGTCACCGTGATGCGCGACGGCCGGATCGTCGGCACCTTTCCGGCCGAGGGCATGGACCAGAAGCGGCTGGCCGAGCTGATGACCGGCCACGAACTCCAGGAAGGCCGGCGCGACTGGACGAACCCTGGCGCGCCGGTGCTGCAACTGGACGGGCTGACGGTCTCCGGCCAGTTCTCAGATGTCTCGTTCACATTGCACCGCGGCGAAATCCTCGGACTGACGGGCCTCCTGGGATCCGGCCGTACCGAACTCGCCCATGCGATCTTCGGAATGACGCGCCCCGACCGTGGCCGCATCCTCATCGACGGCGCTCCGGTCGCGCTCCGCTCCAACCGCGATGCGATTGCTGCCGGCATCGCCTATGTCTCCGAGGACCGCCTCAATCTCGGCCTGCACCAGACCCAGTCGATCCTCAAGAACACGGCGATCACGACGCTGAAGGAGCTGTCGAGCCCGTCCTTCTATCTCGGCCCTGGGAGCATCCGGGCCCTCTGCGCCGAATGGATCGGGCGCCTCAGGACCAAGGTCAGCGACCCCTCGCTGCCGGTCAATTCGCTCTCGGGTGGCAACCAGCAGCGCGTCGTCCTGGCCAAATGGCTGGCCACCCGGCCGAAGGTGCTGATCCTCGATTCCCCGACCGTCGGCGTCGACGTCGGCGCCAAGGCGGAGATCTTCCGCATCGTCGACGAACTGACGGCCGAGGGCATGGCGATCATCCTGATCTCCGACGAGGCCGCCGAGATTCACGCCCATTCCGACCGCATCCTGATCCTGCGCAACGGCAGGATCACCAGGGATCTGTTGCCCGGAGACATCAGCGAGGACGACCTGGAGGCCCTGATCAATGCGTAA